One window from the genome of Anaerobranca gottschalkii DSM 13577 encodes:
- a CDS encoding murein hydrolase activator EnvC family protein — protein MNILNSGKEKILKVYNLSKIKLKEIINKIKGLPTFIKRIGIYCLVVLVMFSYMAWQKSRLPLDIIGELPKNETQQPGEKKNNELPWEIDEIEREDRGVEEKTEKKDEKRDESEEKTILEEEKTTVEEETAQPVFNIKDKIIWPVEGSGEIQGHFKQPFNFRDGSFEYKLDGILIAAPKGSKVRAALPGVVKDVVRETSYLYGNVVKISYVDPNGDTWDVYYYNLDNIQVEEGQKVSIGDSIGYVGSNLLSSLFSESHIVLEIKKNNVLIDPQPYF, from the coding sequence ATGAATATCTTAAATAGTGGAAAAGAGAAGATTTTAAAGGTGTATAATTTAAGCAAGATTAAATTAAAAGAAATAATAAATAAAATAAAAGGATTACCTACTTTTATTAAAAGGATTGGTATTTATTGTTTAGTTGTACTAGTAATGTTTAGTTATATGGCATGGCAGAAAAGTAGACTTCCCTTAGATATAATAGGAGAACTTCCTAAAAATGAAACACAACAACCTGGGGAGAAAAAGAATAATGAATTGCCCTGGGAGATAGATGAAATTGAAAGGGAAGATAGAGGGGTAGAAGAAAAAACTGAAAAAAAAGATGAGAAAAGAGATGAATCTGAGGAAAAGACTATTTTAGAGGAAGAAAAGACCACAGTTGAAGAAGAAACAGCACAACCTGTTTTTAATATTAAAGATAAAATTATCTGGCCAGTTGAAGGTTCAGGAGAGATTCAAGGACATTTTAAACAACCTTTTAATTTTAGGGATGGAAGTTTCGAATATAAGTTAGATGGGATATTAATTGCTGCTCCTAAAGGTAGTAAAGTGAGGGCTGCGCTACCAGGAGTAGTAAAGGATGTAGTTAGAGAAACTTCTTATCTCTATGGTAATGTAGTCAAGATTAGTTATGTGGATCCCAATGGAGATACATGGGATGTCTACTATTATAATCTTGACAATATTCAAGTGGAAGAAGGGCAAAAAGTATCCATTGGTGACAGCATTGGATATGTAGGATCAAACCTTCTATCCTCTTTATTCAGTGAATCCCATATAGTGTTAGAAATTAAGAAAAATAATGTCCTTATCGATCCTCAACCATACTTTTAA
- the mreB gene encoding rod shape-determining protein MreB has product MFRLGKDIGVDLGTATILVTVKGKGVVLHEPSVVAVDSDTQKVLKVGEEARQMLGRTPLNITAVKPLRDGVIADFDLTEVMLKYFINKAAGNSLFGKPRVMVCVPAGITTVEKRAVEEAVYRTGAKAVFLIEEPRAAALGAGLEIFEPYGNMVIDIGGGTTDVAVLSLGSIVEKDSIRVGGNRFDESLIRYIRDKHNLMIGERTAEEIKIKIGTANLQSRNETMEIRGRDIVSGLPKTIEFTSKEAYEAMEEPIHAILRSTHKVLEKTPPELAADIMDKGIIMTGGGAMLHGLDIFLSERLGTPVMLAEDPITCVVRGTGLALEMLDIMQDTLVGSKKSG; this is encoded by the coding sequence TTGTTTAGATTAGGAAAAGATATTGGCGTAGATTTAGGGACAGCGACGATTTTAGTGACTGTTAAAGGCAAAGGGGTAGTGCTTCACGAACCTTCTGTGGTGGCAGTTGATAGTGATACCCAAAAAGTCCTTAAAGTAGGGGAAGAAGCAAGACAAATGCTAGGGAGAACACCTCTAAATATTACTGCTGTTAAACCATTGAGGGATGGTGTTATTGCAGACTTTGACTTGACTGAAGTCATGTTAAAATACTTTATTAATAAAGCTGCTGGTAATTCTTTGTTTGGGAAACCTAGGGTAATGGTATGTGTACCGGCTGGTATTACAACAGTTGAGAAAAGGGCGGTAGAGGAAGCAGTATATCGAACAGGGGCAAAGGCAGTATTTTTAATAGAAGAGCCGAGGGCTGCGGCTTTAGGTGCAGGTTTAGAAATTTTTGAACCCTATGGCAATATGGTAATAGACATTGGTGGTGGTACCACTGATGTAGCTGTTTTATCTTTAGGAAGCATTGTGGAAAAAGATAGTATCCGTGTTGGAGGAAATCGTTTTGATGAATCCTTAATTAGATACATACGGGATAAACACAATTTAATGATAGGTGAAAGAACTGCTGAGGAAATAAAAATCAAAATAGGAACTGCAAATCTTCAGAGCCGCAACGAAACAATGGAAATTAGGGGAAGGGACATAGTAAGTGGGTTACCTAAGACTATAGAGTTTACTTCTAAAGAGGCTTATGAAGCCATGGAAGAACCTATTCATGCAATTTTAAGAAGTACCCATAAAGTCTTAGAAAAAACACCGCCAGAGTTGGCAGCAGATATTATGGATAAAGGAATCATTATGACTGGTGGTGGAGCTATGCTCCATGGATTAGATATATTCCTTTCTGAGAGGTTAGGCACACCAGTAATGTTAGCAGAAGATCCAATAACTTGTGTGGTAAGGGGAACGGGTTTAGCTTTAGAAATGCTAGATATAATGCAAGATACTTTAGTGGGAAGTAAAAAAAGTGGTTAA
- a CDS encoding flagellar hook-basal body protein — translation MIRGLHIAKTGMLTQQRRQENIANNIVNANTPGFKKATAAIAKDRDLFLHRLNDEVLRTSFGNIDKKPKVGPLGTGVFVDETLVNFNTGSLIETNNPLDLAIQGSGFFTVEGNGQTFLTRDGVFTIDNQGYIVNSDGYYLLGHNGRINLSGSEITIKENGEIYVDGNYIDTLQITTVQNPHSLSKLGMNLFTVTDRTILGGPQGVIRQGFIEGSNVDLAEEMVELISTLRAYEANQKVIQTHDELLGKAVNEIASVR, via the coding sequence GTGATTCGGGGATTACATATTGCTAAAACAGGTATGCTAACACAGCAGCGGAGACAGGAAAATATTGCTAATAACATAGTAAATGCTAACACACCAGGATTTAAAAAAGCTACCGCTGCTATAGCAAAGGATAGGGATCTCTTTTTACATAGACTTAATGATGAGGTTTTAAGGACTTCTTTTGGCAACATAGATAAAAAGCCTAAAGTAGGCCCTTTAGGGACAGGAGTTTTTGTTGATGAAACTTTAGTTAATTTTAATACTGGGAGTTTGATAGAGACCAATAACCCCCTCGATTTAGCAATTCAAGGTAGTGGTTTTTTTACTGTTGAAGGAAATGGACAAACTTTTTTGACTAGAGATGGTGTATTTACTATAGACAATCAGGGGTATATTGTTAATTCCGATGGTTATTATCTTTTAGGTCATAATGGTAGAATCAACCTAAGTGGAAGTGAAATAACTATCAAAGAAAATGGAGAAATTTATGTAGATGGTAATTACATCGACACTTTGCAAATAACTACCGTTCAAAATCCCCATTCTCTAAGTAAGCTAGGGATGAATCTTTTTACTGTAACAGATAGAACTATTTTAGGGGGACCCCAAGGAGTAATCCGTCAAGGTTTTATTGAAGGATCTAATGTAGATTTAGCAGAGGAAATGGTGGAGTTAATTTCAACCCTTAGGGCATATGAAGCTAATCAAAAAGTTATCCAAACCCATGATGAATTGTTAGGAAAGGCAGTTAATGAAATAGCCTCTGTTCGCTAA
- the spoIIID gene encoding sporulation transcriptional regulator SpoIIID has translation MNDYIIQRVLEISHYILKTEETVREISKKFGVSKSTVHKDLVERLPLINKELYGQVKEILEKNKSVRHIRGGESTRLKYMNKELVSE, from the coding sequence ATGAATGATTATATTATCCAAAGGGTACTAGAAATTAGTCATTATATCCTTAAAACTGAAGAAACCGTTAGGGAAATCTCAAAAAAATTTGGGGTTAGTAAATCAACGGTCCACAAAGATTTAGTGGAAAGGTTACCACTAATTAACAAAGAACTTTATGGACAAGTAAAGGAGATTTTAGAAAAAAATAAAAGTGTGAGACACATAAGGGGTGGAGAATCCACTAGATTAAAATATATGAACAAAGAATTAGTTTCAGAGTAA